From Ignisphaera aggregans DSM 17230, the proteins below share one genomic window:
- a CDS encoding serine/threonine protein kinase (InterPro IPR002290:IPR008266:IPR000719~KEGG: fno:Fnod_0715 S-layer domain-containing protein~SMART: serine/threonine protein kinase~SPTR: C5VSE8 Probable serine/threonine-protein kinase Sps1~PFAM: Protein kinase domain): protein MNVNTSIPIYVESRILFNEKTKRPQLYREALKTVLENTDLVNIQILRTISDKKFLRTVFGEAIARKPKLQAKLISENILSGGKDFARYLGFSNLRIYSKIIRNESVETLKITSEDDLFRVEENLRYNVPSNSIETAKTIFINRLLFLGDENDIGIRLSRILNLAHEPSVYMLKGIDRAKIVVMWPYIIVSRVGEGVCEVRLLGENIVEVIHMDQLLDKDDIEVELKPIDDWIFMILSRDGSEYKASIYRLDPNGNGVIKKIFLRGISIVYSKISKLFYVFDASEGNPQIRVYDLDGMLVASKDISRVVNLSSTSTVHGYECSSGVLFIIRGDKSSQVLYYDYISGTLLPKPFASHISNALLLPLHILILYSTTKKELLLFDILTGEDVGKYQLPISLNNVFLALGGGIIGFADNKIYILDALGNIYKSIEMKDYDRYSVLNTYLYSLISLYRMDRIEKIIVFYDDQALEVDMHRVLHDDVIDIQYNNSTLYLITKHYVLALSPSIFLSYITQLKNHSEITIDTTYTHLCRIEELLGQLHIQLNNLKHPRLNLLSTHLLERHLKVLIFDKQSITALDLFLEELINIIGGFKALHKNEYMLRNIIERSGDVINYSCASFAATLTRIEDFINNIHTSTTLENYMRNIIRVLPINEFIDLGELLRSWFDTTTIRNIRGALVYIIKEPRYVYAKDDAYAILKSLGFDIQYVEDKVKSLLKELEKFVDRDIVERLEVLFRDALYQGDAELIHRSMTSISKFLEYLHEKLLLVEKNWKLNLLTYTDIKSFVNRCVIELALDEKKMKICREELESYVQKLSKLHEELEELRTLIDKSHYVKIDPLKYIGETRNLNDSYNKLISLVEKVKRAMELEDRFRHLLTAIETLRYKPSLETYVKMCVDFLRELRCDEADQCLKSLQGEIDRINRINSGIDRMRLVSDCPMVVAEIDDVIDKIKLNRLEEAQNKIKGLESALDVYISLKVLIENTVSNLEKIGIDKNIAIDLGNKLKCHIINEVYSDKTKVDVIPHMIRNLATELTRITAKVNEVSKIIESATSYLNRIGIDSEIEWLKKSFWSLIEEIALETIRICGETPYSCVDAVKDFSKKVDNVRGAVVDITDSLRKLSISFTPYTDASSQIYTYIVIESLKPCRQQNLFNFAQCIKEDVDSILAKREAIAVLLQVEKLVNSFETRSYIGRRILTHVRELIRQEMSKIVSVKIDVKNLVEVYRDLLKRIGNLISILNELDRICYELESYGVNMLGILFGSSKELDKLDIENIQRILYSSLQNLKELYTKHWDPELLGLVLSKFMRIDHTVLTFLELLFELLSWFNIEKKHMVYILRAHSEEADPEKYIERVLHDLALFIVREKLEIEVSSKLEEQAAIHLMFIDYVGLEEHREPLSCNDIDELKKIEGFAIKAVDSYCMEKDIGKAAIYSLLSYTVREEHFPILFRLLGGIHKNMLIQSIKQLSKYIDVKGFRHLVLWRCLSKPFTEGRYREIGGCIYNLQHISQNIRKVSEILSSIQKIVDKANISKYILDILFEIRELIADPVKLLENYSERYIKIEVLEPIDPSKEKSELVLRITNRGSLPITIRRINASVYSIVIGSYTRDLIVKPRSSEIVKITISRIPSNIPSINEAYIDLPIQGDFYIVEPSYGSTSFSYTLILPLNIPPYKQALRKLYDTVKRSLSRSIDLDDDLEKSFIATGRYNVVLRGRIRETNEDVVIKIPIIVLEMETKLGTYTIPTLHQEEYNWLDRRRREYIDASRECRDVVPIYEISIEPPYYIVEKYIEGKTLRRWLEDRKTVNPSEALRIVHEVGKTIKCLHKYNIYHNDIRPDNIIITVDGRIILIDIGADEIFRWLFKRYYDYGRTREGRRALEHEIEERYIADLEQELRSATDINTESMLRRYLDLYQLVVLLYELLTGSNPHLTKTYEYIPSLSEKLNNFIRAILLGELRDPSALDEFIKLLEVV from the coding sequence TTGAATGTTAATACATCCATACCTATCTATGTAGAATCAAGAATACTATTCAATGAGAAGACCAAGAGACCCCAATTATATAGAGAGGCATTAAAAACAGTTCTAGAGAATACTGATTTAGTCAACATCCAGATTCTGAGAACTATATCTGACAAGAAATTTCTGAGAACAGTCTTCGGCGAAGCTATAGCTAGAAAACCAAAGCTCCAAGCAAAACTTATTAGTGAAAATATTTTAAGTGGAGGAAAGGATTTTGCTAGATATCTAGGGTTTAGCAATCTAAGAATATATTCGAAAATCATTAGAAATGAATCAGTAGAAACTCTGAAGATAACCTCTGAAGATGATTTGTTTAGAGTGGAGGAAAACCTTAGATACAATGTTCCTTCTAATAGTATAGAAACAGCTAAGACTATTTTCATAAATAGATTGCTATTTCTAGGAGATGAAAACGATATTGGGATTAGGCTTAGCCGCATTCTCAATCTAGCACATGAACCCTCAGTATACATGTTGAAGGGTATTGATAGAGCAAAGATTGTAGTGATGTGGCCCTACATCATAGTTTCTAGGGTCGGTGAAGGAGTATGTGAAGTGAGACTTCTTGGTGAGAATATTGTCGAGGTTATTCATATGGATCAGCTTCTAGATAAGGACGATATTGAGGTAGAGCTCAAACCCATAGATGATTGGATCTTTATGATATTATCTAGAGATGGTTCTGAATATAAGGCTTCTATATATAGGCTAGATCCAAATGGTAATGGTGTTATCAAAAAGATCTTTTTGAGAGGTATATCTATAGTATATTCAAAAATATCTAAACTTTTCTACGTCTTTGATGCTTCGGAGGGAAATCCACAGATAAGGGTCTACGACCTTGATGGAATGCTAGTTGCATCTAAGGATATATCAAGAGTTGTGAATCTCTCAAGTACTTCTACTGTGCATGGATATGAATGTTCAAGTGGTGTTCTATTCATTATTAGAGGCGATAAGAGTTCACAAGTTCTATACTATGACTATATAAGTGGAACACTTCTACCCAAACCGTTTGCATCCCATATAAGTAATGCACTATTACTCCCTCTACATATTCTCATTCTGTATAGCACAACGAAGAAGGAATTACTCTTATTCGATATTCTGACTGGAGAAGATGTAGGAAAATATCAGCTACCTATTAGTCTCAACAATGTGTTTCTAGCCCTCGGTGGTGGAATTATAGGTTTTGCAGATAACAAAATCTATATATTAGACGCTCTTGGCAATATATATAAATCCATTGAAATGAAAGACTATGACAGGTACTCAGTGCTAAATACATATTTATATTCTTTAATAAGTCTATATCGAATGGATAGAATAGAGAAGATAATTGTGTTTTATGATGATCAGGCTCTTGAAGTTGATATGCATAGAGTCCTACATGATGATGTCATCGATATTCAGTATAACAATTCAACTTTATATCTCATAACCAAGCATTATGTACTTGCATTATCGCCATCAATATTCCTCAGCTACATTACCCAACTGAAGAATCATAGTGAAATTACAATTGATACAACTTATACACATCTATGTAGAATAGAGGAACTTCTAGGACAACTACATATCCAGCTCAATAATTTGAAACACCCCAGACTAAACCTCCTATCAACACATTTACTGGAAAGACATCTCAAAGTACTAATATTTGACAAACAATCCATAACAGCTTTAGATCTATTCCTAGAAGAGCTTATCAATATTATTGGAGGATTCAAGGCTTTACACAAAAATGAGTATATGCTTCGCAATATCATAGAAAGAAGTGGTGATGTAATTAACTATAGCTGTGCTTCATTTGCTGCAACACTTACTAGGATAGAAGATTTTATTAATAATATTCATACATCCACCACATTAGAGAATTATATGAGAAATATCATAAGGGTTCTACCCATTAACGAGTTTATTGATTTGGGCGAATTGCTTAGGTCTTGGTTTGATACCACAACTATTAGGAATATACGTGGAGCACTAGTCTACATTATCAAAGAACCTAGATATGTATATGCTAAAGATGATGCATATGCTATACTCAAATCGCTTGGATTTGATATCCAGTATGTAGAGGATAAAGTAAAGAGTCTCTTAAAGGAGCTTGAAAAATTTGTTGATAGAGATATTGTGGAGAGACTTGAAGTTCTCTTTCGAGATGCTCTCTATCAAGGCGATGCAGAGCTCATTCATAGATCTATGACCAGTATATCCAAATTCCTAGAATATTTGCATGAAAAGCTGTTGTTAGTAGAAAAGAATTGGAAGTTAAACCTACTTACCTACACCGATATAAAATCCTTTGTTAATAGATGTGTTATAGAATTAGCCTTAGATGAAAAGAAGATGAAGATATGCAGAGAAGAGTTAGAGTCATATGTTCAGAAACTTAGTAAGTTACATGAAGAGCTTGAAGAGCTTAGAACTCTAATTGATAAATCTCATTATGTGAAAATAGATCCTTTGAAGTATATTGGAGAAACAAGAAATTTGAATGATAGCTATAACAAACTGATTTCTCTAGTTGAAAAAGTTAAAAGAGCTATGGAACTCGAAGATAGGTTCAGACATTTGTTAACAGCTATTGAGACTCTGAGGTATAAACCTAGTCTGGAGACATATGTAAAAATGTGTGTAGATTTCTTAAGAGAGCTTCGATGTGATGAAGCTGATCAATGCTTGAAATCTCTTCAGGGAGAGATTGATAGGATCAATAGGATCAATAGTGGTATAGATAGAATGCGTCTAGTTAGTGACTGTCCTATGGTAGTAGCTGAGATAGATGATGTGATAGATAAGATTAAGTTGAATAGATTGGAGGAAGCACAGAATAAGATAAAGGGATTGGAAAGTGCTTTAGATGTATATATCTCATTAAAGGTGTTGATAGAGAATACAGTATCTAATCTAGAGAAAATAGGTATTGACAAAAATATTGCAATAGATCTAGGCAATAAATTGAAGTGTCATATCATTAACGAGGTGTATAGCGATAAAACAAAAGTTGATGTAATTCCTCATATGATACGTAATTTAGCTACAGAGTTGACAAGGATTACTGCTAAGGTGAATGAGGTTTCAAAAATAATTGAAAGTGCTACAAGCTATCTAAATAGGATTGGAATTGATAGTGAGATTGAATGGTTGAAAAAGAGTTTTTGGAGTCTCATTGAAGAGATAGCTCTAGAAACTATTAGAATATGTGGTGAGACCCCCTACAGCTGTGTCGATGCTGTTAAAGATTTTAGCAAGAAAGTAGATAATGTTCGAGGTGCAGTTGTAGATATAACTGACTCTCTACGTAAACTATCCATCTCATTTACTCCATATACTGATGCCTCATCACAGATATATACTTACATCGTTATCGAGAGCCTTAAACCATGCAGACAACAGAATTTATTCAATTTTGCACAGTGCATTAAGGAAGATGTTGATAGCATTTTAGCAAAAAGAGAAGCCATTGCAGTATTACTACAGGTGGAAAAGCTTGTAAATAGCTTTGAGACTAGATCGTATATCGGAAGACGGATACTGACCCATGTTAGGGAGTTGATACGGCAAGAGATGTCAAAGATCGTTAGCGTGAAGATAGATGTAAAGAATCTTGTAGAAGTCTATAGAGATCTGCTTAAAAGAATTGGAAATTTAATCAGTATATTGAATGAGTTGGATCGTATATGCTACGAGCTAGAGTCATATGGAGTCAATATGTTGGGCATTCTATTTGGATCCAGTAAAGAATTGGATAAGCTAGATATTGAAAATATTCAAAGAATATTATATTCATCACTTCAGAACCTCAAAGAACTCTATACCAAGCATTGGGATCCAGAGCTACTTGGTCTAGTATTGTCAAAGTTTATGAGGATTGATCATACCGTACTCACATTTTTAGAGCTTCTATTTGAGCTTTTGAGCTGGTTCAACATTGAGAAGAAGCACATGGTTTACATACTTAGAGCTCATAGTGAAGAAGCTGATCCAGAGAAATACATAGAGAGGGTTCTACATGATCTTGCATTATTTATTGTTAGAGAGAAGCTGGAAATTGAAGTAAGTAGTAAGTTAGAGGAGCAAGCAGCTATACATCTCATGTTCATTGACTATGTTGGTTTAGAAGAACATAGAGAACCACTGAGTTGTAATGATATTGATGAATTGAAGAAAATTGAAGGTTTTGCTATAAAAGCTGTAGATAGTTACTGCATGGAGAAGGACATTGGAAAAGCTGCTATATATAGTCTTCTATCTTATACAGTACGAGAAGAACACTTCCCAATACTATTCCGCTTACTAGGTGGCATACATAAGAATATGCTAATTCAATCAATTAAGCAGTTAAGTAAATATATAGATGTAAAGGGCTTTAGACATCTAGTACTCTGGAGATGTCTATCCAAACCCTTTACTGAAGGTAGATATAGAGAGATAGGTGGATGCATATACAACTTGCAACATATAAGTCAAAACATTAGAAAGGTATCTGAGATCCTATCCTCAATTCAGAAAATTGTAGACAAAGCAAATATCTCAAAATACATCCTAGACATATTATTCGAAATACGCGAACTTATAGCAGATCCAGTCAAACTCCTTGAGAACTACAGTGAAAGATATATAAAAATAGAAGTACTTGAACCTATAGATCCTAGCAAAGAAAAGTCTGAGCTAGTATTACGAATTACAAATAGGGGAAGCCTGCCAATAACAATTAGGAGAATTAATGCATCTGTATATAGCATAGTAATAGGTTCATATACTAGAGATCTTATAGTAAAGCCACGTTCAAGTGAGATAGTAAAAATAACTATATCTAGAATACCATCAAATATCCCCTCAATAAATGAAGCTTATATAGATCTACCAATTCAAGGCGATTTCTATATAGTAGAACCCTCATATGGATCCACATCATTTAGCTACACACTAATTCTACCACTTAACATTCCTCCGTATAAGCAAGCACTACGGAAGTTGTATGACACAGTTAAACGGAGTCTAAGTAGAAGCATAGATTTAGATGATGATCTTGAGAAATCATTTATCGCTACAGGTCGATATAATGTTGTGCTACGAGGTCGTATTAGAGAGACAAATGAGGATGTGGTCATAAAGATTCCCATAATAGTGCTAGAGATGGAGACTAAGCTTGGAACCTACACTATACCCACACTCCATCAAGAAGAATATAATTGGCTAGATCGAAGAAGACGAGAATATATAGATGCAAGTAGAGAATGTAGAGATGTTGTTCCAATATATGAAATATCGATAGAACCTCCATATTATATAGTTGAGAAATACATAGAAGGAAAAACACTAAGGAGATGGCTTGAAGATAGAAAAACTGTTAATCCATCTGAAGCTCTTAGAATAGTTCATGAAGTAGGAAAAACTATTAAGTGTCTACATAAATACAATATTTATCACAATGATATTAGACCAGATAACATTATTATAACAGTTGATGGGAGAATAATTCTAATAGATATAGGTGCTGATGAGATCTTCAGATGGCTTTTCAAGAGATACTATGACTATGGTAGAACACGTGAAGGACGTAGGGCTTTAGAGCATGAGATAGAGGAGCGCTATATTGCAGATTTAGAGCAGGAGCTCAGGAGTGCTACAGATATTAATACTGAGTCAATGTTGAGAAGATACCTTGATTTATATCAGCTTGTAGTTCTTCTCTACGAGCTATTAACTGGATCTAATCCACATCTAACCAAGACATATGAATATATCCCCAGCTTATCTGAGAAGCTTAACAATTTCATTAGAGCTATACTTCTTGGTGAGCTTAGAGATCCATCTGCATTAGATGAATTTATTAAGTTGTTGGAGGTAGTCTGA